A single region of the Brassica rapa cultivar Chiifu-401-42 chromosome A03, CAAS_Brap_v3.01, whole genome shotgun sequence genome encodes:
- the LOC117133012 gene encoding uncharacterized protein LOC117133012, which translates to MLTFFCSWFQMSSSETNARNRELRSKRRFDETSSSSNPERHPWPRPKNTPFDVPGYADPKAAINSNECRQRPLSDNWDDYDSLFYNAWLGISIEPTKFLDRPILKTLGIEGDVKDMITQLGLGTMPSRAYDLYPDLVRQFMATVEVTYRTSAARVAGDGTLTFFATGTRYRITISKLCRIYGFDDSIASYTVPPFSHIEEF; encoded by the coding sequence ATGCTAACCTTCTTTTGttcttggtttcagatgagcAGCTCAGAGACAAACGCACGAAACAGAGAACTCAGGTCGAAAAGGAGGTTCGACGAGACTAGCAGCTCCTCCAACCCAGAGCGTCATCCATGGCCTCGCCCCAAAAACACACCATTCGATGTTCCGGGCTATGCTGATCCTAAGGCAGCAATCAACAGCAACGAGTGCCGTCAGCGTCCTCTGTCCGATAACTGGGACGACTACGACAGCCTCTTCTACAATGCCTGGCTAGGAATCTCTATCGAGCCCACCAAGTTCCTTGACCGACCCATCCTGAAGACACTCGGGATCGAGGGAGATGTTAAGGACATGATCacacagctaggactcggtaccatgccctctcgtgcttacgacctctaccccgatctcgtccgccagttcatggccactgtcGAGGTCACCTACAGGACTTCAGCTGCGAGGGTAGCGGGAGATGGCACTTTGACCTTTTTCGCCACAGGGACACGCTACAGGATCACTATCTCCAAGCTCTGCCGCATCTACGGTTTCGATGATAGCATCGCCTCTTACACGGTCCCACCTTTCTCACACATTGAGGAATTCTAG